Below is a window of Rhodopseudomonas sp. P2A-2r DNA.
TGATCGTCACCCTGGCCGACAAGGCACTCGGCCGCGACGGCCGCATGGTGCGGGCGCTCGACGAGATGGGCCCCGGCAGCATGACCGTGGTGGGCCGTCCGTTCCGCATCGATCTCGCCTGACACTGCGCAAACTTGCCAATGCCTGTGAACTTATGGTTCCCGGGTCGACACATATCGGTGCCAGCGCCGCGGGAGCGATCCCGCGGTCTTGCGCGCGCGCGACGGCTGGCCGCCCCACGTCTCCATAGGATCTGAACGCGATGTTCGACGACTACAGCTTTCTCGCCCTGGCAATCGCCATCGCCGCGTTCATCTTCGCGCGCAGGGCGCGCAACGAGGTCAAGGTGCTGCAGGCCCGGCTCGATGTCTATGAGACAGCGGCGCCCGTCGCAGCGCCGGCAAGCATGCCTTCCGGACAAGCAACGTCGTCTCGGGTCGACGCCGACGACAAAGCGCCCATGGCGCAACCTGTCGTCGCCGAGGCCGAACTGGCCCGCGAACCTTCGCCCTCGCTCCAGCCGGAGACCTGGCAGACAGCGGTCGACACGCACGTTGCGCCGTTAGCCGCGCCACCGGCCGGTCCCGGCTTCGAGGAACGCATCGGTACCCGTTGGGTGGTGTGGGTCGGCGGCCTGACGCTGGCACTCGGCGGCTTCTTCATGGTGCGTTACTCCATCGAGGCCGGCCTGCTCGGGCCGGGCGTGCGCGTGCTGCTCGGCGGCGCCTTCGCGCTGGCGCTGCTGCTGGCCGGCGAGTGGTCGCGGCGCAAGGAAAGCCTCTCGGCGATCGCGCCGCTGCCGATCGCCAACATCCCGGCGATCCTCACCGCCGCCGGCACGGCGGTCGCTTTCGCCACCGTCTACGCCGCCTACGCACTGTACGACTTCCTGGTGCCGGCCACCGCCTTCATCCTGCTCGGCCTCGTCGCTCTCGGCACCATGGCCGCGGCGTTGCTGCACGGGCCGGCGCTGGCAGGTCTCGGCGTCGTCGCCGCCTTCGCCACGCCGGTGCTCGTGTCGTCGAACAGGCCGGATTACTGGGCGCTGTATCTCTATCTCGCTGTGGTCAGCGCAGCGGCGTTTGGCCTGGCGCGGATCCGGCTGTGGCCGTGGCTCGCGGTCACCGCCATCGTGCTGGCGACGCTGTGGACCCTGCCCTGCCTGGAATGCGGGCCGTCGATGATCGCGCCGCACGCCTTCCACGTCATGGTGGGCTTCATTCTCGCCGCTTTGCTGGTGGTGTGCGGCTTCATGTACGGCCCGTCCGCCGAACAGGGGCGCATCGACGCCATCTCGTCCGGCGCGCCGTCGGCCTATTTGCTTGGCGCCACGCTGATCGTGCTCAACAGTTTTCACGCCGACACCGCCATGGTGACGTTCGGACTGCTGGTCGCCGGCACCCTGTTCGTCGCCTGGTATGCCCAAGCCGCCACCGCGGCGATTGCCGTGGCCGCCGGCTTCGTGGCGCTGGTGTTCCTGGAATGGGCGGTGCGCGGCAATCCCGACATGCTGGTGCTGCCCGGCGGTCCGCTGGCCGGTATCGGCGCCAGCCCGATCGAGGGTTCGGTGTCCACGCACATGATGACCGCCGCGATCTTCGCGCTCGGCTTCGGCCTCGGTGGCTTTCTCGCGCAGGGTCGATCGGTCAGCGCCATCGTGCCGGTGATCTGGTCGGCGGCCGGCGTCTTCGTCCCGCTGGCGCTGCTGATCGCGCTGTATGCCCGCATTGCCCATCTCGACCGCTCGATCCCGTTCGCCATCCTCGCGGTGATCCTCGCCGCCGGCTTTGCCGCGGCGACCGAACTGCTCGGCAAGCGCGAGCCGCGGCCGGGCCAGTCGATTGCCATCGCGCTGTTCGCCACCGGCACGCTCGGCGCGCTGGCGCTGGCGCTGACCTTCGCGCTGGACAAGGGCTGGCTGACCATCGCGCTGGCGCTGATGGCGCTCGGCACGGCATGGATCGCCAACCAGCGGCCGATCCCGTTCCTGCGCTGGCTCGCCGCCATCCTCGCCGCCATCGTGGTGGCGCGCGTCGGCTACGAGCCGCGCATCGTCGGCGACCTCGTCGGTTCGACGCCGATCTTCAACTGGCTGCTGTGGGGTTACGGCGTACCGGCGGCGGCCTTCTGGGGCGCCAGCATCCTGCTGCGCCGCCGCGGCGACGACGTGCCATTGCGCATGGTGGATTCCGCCGCGATCCTGTTCACGGTGTTGCTGGCCTTCCTGGAGATCCGCCACGCCGTCAATGGCGGCGATGTCTATCGTCCCTCCGCGGGGCTCACCGAGGTGGCGCTGCAGGTCTGCGTGACACTGGCCATGGCGATCGGGCTGGAGCGGCTGCGGATCCGTACCGCGAGCATCGTGCACAATGTCGG
It encodes the following:
- a CDS encoding DUF2339 domain-containing protein, which gives rise to MFDDYSFLALAIAIAAFIFARRARNEVKVLQARLDVYETAAPVAAPASMPSGQATSSRVDADDKAPMAQPVVAEAELAREPSPSLQPETWQTAVDTHVAPLAAPPAGPGFEERIGTRWVVWVGGLTLALGGFFMVRYSIEAGLLGPGVRVLLGGAFALALLLAGEWSRRKESLSAIAPLPIANIPAILTAAGTAVAFATVYAAYALYDFLVPATAFILLGLVALGTMAAALLHGPALAGLGVVAAFATPVLVSSNRPDYWALYLYLAVVSAAAFGLARIRLWPWLAVTAIVLATLWTLPCLECGPSMIAPHAFHVMVGFILAALLVVCGFMYGPSAEQGRIDAISSGAPSAYLLGATLIVLNSFHADTAMVTFGLLVAGTLFVAWYAQAATAAIAVAAGFVALVFLEWAVRGNPDMLVLPGGPLAGIGASPIEGSVSTHMMTAAIFALGFGLGGFLAQGRSVSAIVPVIWSAAGVFVPLALLIALYARIAHLDRSIPFAILAVILAAGFAAATELLGKREPRPGQSIAIALFATGTLGALALALTFALDKGWLTIALALMALGTAWIANQRPIPFLRWLAAILAAIVVARVGYEPRIVGDLVGSTPIFNWLLWGYGVPAAAFWGASILLRRRGDDVPLRMVDSAAILFTVLLAFLEIRHAVNGGDVYRPSAGLTEVALQVCVTLAMAIGLERLRIRTASIVHNVGAVMLTLFAGAASLFGLLFLENPAIWRIDVGGAVINLLLLGYAFPAVLALLLSYAVAGRRAVAYANTVAGGALVLALMYITLQVRRFYHGPVFSSATTLDAEQYTLSIAWLGFGVILLGLGVIFNSQRARLASAIVIGLTVLKAFLVDMSSLTGVYRALSFMCLGLVLVAIGWLYQRILFSRRVQPQPPQP